In Deltaproteobacteria bacterium, one genomic interval encodes:
- a CDS encoding DUF2283 domain-containing protein, with protein MKLHYYPETDSLYIELRSTPGTETREIVEGLVVDLDEKGDVVGFDIDHASRKLDLSRIETIALPPASAVE; from the coding sequence ATGAAGCTGCACTACTACCCGGAGACGGACAGCCTCTACATCGAGCTGAGGAGCACGCCGGGTACGGAGACCCGGGAGATCGTCGAAGGTCTCGTGGTCGATCTCGATGAGAAGGGGGATGTCGTCGGGTTCGACATCGACCACGCTTCGCGCAAGCTCGACCTGTCCCGGATCGAAACAATCGCGCTTCCGCCGGCAAGCGCGGTGGAATGA
- a CDS encoding M3 family metallopeptidase, which translates to MEKPSGEWAPSRQGATHPALLGACEARYDLVQRYYRLKGRLLGLERLFDYDRYAPIAAVEGRRSWDSARRVVLEAYSDFAPDMAGIAERFFERRWIDAELRPGKRGGAFSASTVPAAHPYVLLNYTGNLRDVMTLAHELGHGVHQYLARARGLFQQDTPLTTAETASVVGEMLVFRRLLREERDPAVRLGLLCGKLEDAFAHFVHSPFYCYAYAFGELLVLALVRRYDEEGPAFAPRYLEMLAAGGSESPREVVARTGLDIADPGFWARVLSLLEDLLAQAEQAAAALAPF; encoded by the coding sequence ATGGAAAAGCCCTCCGGGGAGTGGGCTCCAAGCCGGCAGGGTGCCACCCATCCTGCCCTGCTCGGCGCCTGCGAGGCGCGCTACGACCTGGTCCAGCGCTACTACCGCCTGAAGGGCCGGCTGCTCGGCCTCGAGCGGCTCTTCGACTACGACCGCTACGCGCCGATCGCCGCCGTCGAGGGCCGGCGCTCCTGGGACTCGGCGCGCCGGGTGGTGCTCGAGGCGTACAGCGACTTCGCGCCCGACATGGCCGGCATCGCCGAGCGCTTCTTCGAGCGGCGCTGGATCGACGCGGAGCTGCGGCCCGGCAAGCGCGGCGGCGCCTTCTCCGCCTCGACGGTGCCGGCGGCGCATCCCTACGTGCTGCTCAACTACACCGGCAACCTGCGCGACGTGATGACGCTGGCCCACGAGCTCGGCCACGGCGTGCACCAGTACCTGGCCCGCGCGCGTGGCCTGTTCCAGCAGGACACGCCGCTCACCACCGCCGAGACGGCGAGCGTGGTCGGCGAGATGCTCGTGTTCCGGCGCCTGCTCCGCGAGGAGCGCGACCCCGCCGTACGCCTGGGCCTGCTGTGCGGAAAGCTCGAGGACGCCTTCGCGCACTTCGTGCACTCGCCGTTCTACTGCTACGCGTACGCGTTCGGCGAGCTGCTGGTGCTGGCGCTGGTGCGCCGCTACGACGAGGAAGGCCCCGCCTTCGCGCCGCGCTACCTGGAGATGCTGGCGGCCGGAGGCTCCGAGTCGCCGCGCGAGGTGGTGGCACGCACCGGGCTCGACATCGCGGACCCCGGCTTCTGGGCGCGCGTGCTGTCGCTGCTCGAGGACCTGCTCGCGCAGGCCGAGCAAGCGGCGGCGGCCCTGGCGCCGTTCTGA
- a CDS encoding winged helix-turn-helix domain-containing protein, which yields MAHVHGIAGVGKTTLLAAFVGEAQERGALVMELDCRAIEPTERGLLLALADAAAAPEPTVAAIAARLASLARRVVLVLDTYEVFRLMDAWVRRRLLPALPDHARVILAGRQPPVAAWLAAPAWHGLFRGVSLGPLHDRDARRLLEQAGIAAGATARIQAFARGHPLALRLAARALLEDPSADLERMTLPHVLEKLARAHLEDVADPAMRRTLEACCVMRRVRHSLLEAIAPAAAGDGAYERLQRLPFVEPSPEGLWIHDAVREAVAASLRMADPARHRSARQSAWRQLREELAGAGPRELWTCTADMLYLLENPVVREAFFPSEAQALHVEPAGDEDGAAIEEILARHDGEEAARHLSGWRERHPAAFHVVRESHGAAAGFYCMFEPSAVADSALERDPLTRAWCRHLRAEPVSASERVLFIRRWLGRDHGEAPSPVQAACWLDIKRSYLELRPALRRVYLGVRDLDPYAQAAARLRFQVLPRLEVTMDGERYRTAVLDFGPASVDGWLAELVSDELQILHEDIVDLASRELVVDGVRTPLTGLEFGLLSYLLQHEGRAVSREELLRRVWGYESGSASNVVDQVVRSLRSKLGARGVRIEPIRGVGYRLRKD from the coding sequence GTGGCCCACGTGCACGGCATCGCGGGGGTCGGCAAGACCACGCTGCTCGCGGCGTTCGTTGGGGAGGCGCAGGAGCGCGGCGCGTTGGTGATGGAGCTCGACTGTCGCGCCATCGAGCCGACCGAGCGGGGTCTCCTGCTCGCGCTGGCCGATGCGGCGGCCGCCCCCGAGCCCACCGTCGCGGCGATCGCCGCGCGGCTCGCGTCGCTGGCGCGCCGGGTCGTCCTCGTCCTCGACACCTACGAAGTGTTCCGGCTCATGGACGCGTGGGTGCGGCGGCGGCTGTTGCCGGCGCTCCCCGACCACGCGCGGGTGATACTCGCCGGCCGCCAGCCACCCGTCGCGGCCTGGCTCGCCGCGCCCGCGTGGCACGGTCTGTTCCGCGGCGTCTCCCTGGGTCCGTTGCACGATCGCGATGCCCGGCGCTTGCTCGAGCAGGCGGGCATCGCCGCTGGGGCCACGGCGCGCATCCAGGCCTTCGCACGGGGCCACCCGCTCGCCCTGCGGCTCGCGGCGCGCGCCCTCCTCGAGGACCCGAGCGCGGACCTCGAGCGGATGACCCTGCCGCACGTGCTCGAGAAGCTGGCGCGCGCACATCTCGAGGACGTCGCGGATCCCGCGATGCGCCGGACGCTCGAAGCGTGCTGCGTGATGCGCCGGGTCCGGCATTCGCTGCTCGAGGCGATCGCCCCGGCGGCAGCCGGGGATGGTGCCTACGAGCGTCTGCAGAGGCTCCCCTTCGTCGAGCCCTCTCCGGAAGGCCTGTGGATCCACGATGCGGTTCGGGAGGCGGTCGCCGCGTCGCTGCGGATGGCGGATCCCGCACGCCATCGGTCCGCGCGCCAGTCTGCCTGGCGGCAGCTGCGAGAGGAGCTCGCCGGCGCCGGGCCCCGGGAGCTCTGGACCTGCACGGCAGACATGCTCTACCTGCTCGAGAATCCGGTCGTGCGCGAGGCCTTCTTCCCGAGCGAGGCGCAAGCGCTTCACGTGGAGCCTGCCGGCGACGAAGACGGCGCGGCGATCGAGGAGATCCTCGCGCGCCACGACGGGGAGGAGGCCGCGCGGCATCTGTCCGGCTGGCGCGAGCGCCATCCGGCCGCGTTCCACGTCGTCCGGGAGAGTCACGGCGCCGCCGCCGGCTTCTACTGCATGTTCGAGCCTTCCGCAGTCGCCGACAGTGCGCTGGAGCGGGATCCGCTCACCCGGGCCTGGTGCCGACACCTGCGTGCGGAGCCCGTGTCCGCGTCGGAGCGTGTTCTCTTCATCCGGCGCTGGCTCGGCCGCGATCACGGCGAGGCCCCGTCTCCGGTCCAGGCTGCGTGCTGGCTCGACATCAAGCGTTCGTACCTCGAGCTGCGGCCGGCGCTCCGGCGTGTCTATCTTGGCGTGCGGGACCTCGATCCCTACGCGCAAGCAGCGGCGCGCTTGCGCTTCCAGGTGCTGCCCCGGCTCGAGGTCACGATGGATGGCGAACGCTACCGGACCGCAGTTCTCGACTTCGGGCCAGCTTCGGTCGACGGCTGGCTCGCCGAGCTGGTGTCCGACGAGCTCCAGATCCTGCACGAGGACATCGTCGATCTCGCCTCGCGCGAGCTGGTGGTGGACGGCGTGCGGACGCCGCTCACCGGGCTCGAGTTCGGCCTGCTCTCGTATCTCCTGCAGCACGAGGGTCGCGCCGTCTCGCGCGAAGAGCTGCTGCGGCGGGTCTGGGGCTACGAGTCGGGGAGTGCGAGCAACGTGGTGGACCAGGTGGTGCGGTCCCTGCGCAGCAAGCTCGGTGCGCGCGGCGTTCGGATCGAGCCGATCCGGGGCGTCGGCTACCGGCTTCGCAAGGACTGA
- a CDS encoding tautomerase family protein, whose amino-acid sequence MPLVTVQAVEGVFSAAQKRKIIEQLTETMVAIEGESLRPYTWVKVEEVKEGDWGIGGKILTCDVVRKLGAAEA is encoded by the coding sequence ATGCCGCTCGTCACCGTTCAAGCCGTCGAGGGCGTCTTCTCGGCGGCGCAGAAGCGCAAGATCATCGAACAGCTCACCGAGACGATGGTCGCGATCGAAGGCGAGAGCCTGCGACCCTACACCTGGGTGAAGGTCGAAGAGGTGAAGGAGGGCGACTGGGGGATCGGAGGCAAGATCCTCACCTGCGACGTCGTCCGCAAGCTCGGCGCCGCGGAGGCCTGA